The proteins below come from a single Arthrobacter sp. B1I2 genomic window:
- a CDS encoding helicase-associated domain-containing protein has translation MSLIRALGKDLEARSDDSLRALFAARPDLISPSVPDFAALAARASSRVSVQRALERLNRPQMQVLETLHLCTNTDTGHSASAEGLHQLIRGASLAVIEQIMGTLQELALAHPAAPPHGTPPPAAGHHFYLPVGSLKDVVGIYPAGLGRSYTELVRLQPAFAQRAVQLVSELHRNGFAIHNATTPMEAALALQHWTSSPEALQDILAGAPERTTALLARFRNWAMGAVPQAQRKASVTTEGADVGPVDWLLARGLLVPLDAAHVELPHSVGLALRGGAVINDFTLSPPVPELGRTTAALRRNAALSAISETLRLVSELLHAIRENPLATLRSGGVGVREVRRLSDHLRIDQGAVGRLLEVCGLAGLIRLDVDSSAWVQPPQLEWLVLPRQEQWLWLVNAWLASERVPSMVGQPVNTAPGAPSGRAASGTTIAALSASAQRPDAPVVRKRILEILHELTVEAAGPDGTAPVLDAAAVLQRAEWSQPRMARRFSSLIRGVLAEAELLGLVGSGALSQLGSALAEDNPDAALAILGEHLPAALNHVLLQADLTAVAPGYLAPALTEKLLVMADAEGQGPATIYRFSAASIKRALDDGYDAAGLLEFLREHSATAVPQPLEYLVEDTASRHGRLRIGQAASFIHSDDEAALRELLAGPKAVQLGLASLSPTVLTSSAPPRELAAALRSLGLSPSVDGAEPAAHLRRPSAPQESPRPVYTAPRMAPAAEEVQAQLDVLRQAGPAVGHYPGAAGSEAATQLGLEALQRAIRLKQPIRMNVVDNLGNASLEIVVPLSVGGGRVRVFDPAKDTERVLSVHRIIDIEAAEELRQ, from the coding sequence ATGTCCCTCATTCGTGCGCTCGGCAAGGACCTGGAGGCGCGCAGCGACGACTCGTTGCGCGCGTTGTTCGCCGCGCGGCCGGACCTCATCTCCCCCTCAGTTCCGGACTTCGCTGCGCTGGCGGCACGGGCGAGTTCACGTGTCAGCGTCCAGCGTGCGCTTGAGCGGCTCAACCGGCCACAGATGCAGGTCCTTGAAACCCTCCATCTGTGCACCAACACGGATACCGGGCACAGCGCGTCGGCAGAAGGCCTGCACCAGCTGATCCGGGGCGCGTCCCTGGCTGTCATCGAACAGATCATGGGTACCCTGCAGGAGCTTGCCCTGGCCCATCCTGCCGCTCCCCCGCACGGCACCCCTCCCCCCGCAGCCGGGCACCACTTTTATCTGCCCGTTGGCTCCCTCAAGGATGTGGTGGGAATCTACCCGGCCGGCCTGGGGCGCAGCTACACAGAGCTGGTCCGCTTGCAGCCGGCCTTCGCGCAGAGGGCAGTGCAGCTGGTTTCCGAACTGCACCGCAACGGATTCGCAATTCACAATGCCACCACGCCCATGGAGGCGGCGCTGGCGCTGCAGCACTGGACTTCCTCCCCGGAGGCATTGCAGGACATCCTCGCCGGGGCGCCGGAACGGACGACGGCGTTGCTTGCCAGGTTCCGCAACTGGGCCATGGGTGCCGTCCCCCAGGCCCAACGGAAGGCTTCGGTCACGACTGAGGGAGCCGACGTCGGGCCTGTGGACTGGCTCCTTGCGCGCGGGCTGCTGGTTCCGCTGGACGCCGCCCACGTGGAGCTGCCGCACAGCGTGGGGCTGGCCCTGCGCGGCGGGGCGGTCATCAACGACTTCACCCTCTCGCCACCGGTACCGGAGCTCGGCCGGACCACCGCCGCGCTGCGCAGGAATGCGGCGCTCAGCGCGATCTCGGAAACCCTGCGGCTGGTCTCCGAACTGCTGCACGCCATCAGGGAAAACCCGCTGGCCACGCTGCGCAGCGGAGGCGTGGGCGTCCGTGAGGTGCGCCGGCTGTCCGACCATTTGCGCATAGACCAGGGCGCGGTGGGCCGGCTGCTGGAAGTGTGCGGCCTGGCAGGACTGATCCGCCTCGACGTTGACTCTTCGGCCTGGGTGCAGCCGCCGCAGCTGGAGTGGCTGGTGCTTCCGCGGCAGGAACAGTGGCTGTGGCTGGTGAACGCCTGGCTTGCCAGCGAGCGCGTACCGTCGATGGTGGGCCAGCCCGTGAACACGGCGCCCGGGGCGCCGTCCGGCCGGGCTGCGTCCGGAACCACCATCGCCGCGTTGTCCGCCAGCGCGCAGCGGCCCGACGCGCCCGTGGTCCGCAAGCGCATCCTGGAGATCCTGCACGAATTAACTGTCGAAGCCGCCGGACCGGACGGCACCGCGCCCGTGCTTGATGCCGCCGCGGTCCTGCAGCGGGCGGAATGGTCCCAGCCGCGGATGGCCCGGCGGTTCAGTTCCCTCATTCGGGGGGTCCTCGCCGAGGCGGAACTGCTGGGACTGGTGGGGTCAGGTGCCCTGAGCCAATTGGGAAGCGCGCTGGCCGAAGACAACCCCGATGCCGCCCTTGCCATCCTGGGCGAGCACCTGCCTGCTGCCCTAAACCATGTGCTGTTGCAGGCCGACCTGACCGCTGTTGCCCCGGGTTACCTCGCTCCTGCCCTGACCGAAAAGCTCTTGGTGATGGCCGACGCCGAGGGGCAGGGCCCTGCCACCATCTACCGGTTCTCGGCGGCGTCCATAAAACGGGCACTCGACGACGGCTACGACGCCGCCGGCCTGCTCGAGTTCCTTCGGGAACACTCCGCCACCGCTGTTCCCCAGCCACTGGAGTACCTGGTGGAAGACACCGCTTCCCGGCACGGCAGGCTCCGGATAGGCCAGGCCGCAAGCTTCATCCACAGCGACGATGAAGCCGCGCTCCGCGAGTTGCTGGCAGGACCCAAGGCTGTGCAGCTTGGCCTGGCCAGCCTTTCCCCCACGGTACTTACGTCATCAGCACCGCCGCGTGAGCTCGCCGCCGCGCTCCGGAGCCTGGGCCTGTCACCGTCCGTGGACGGTGCTGAACCGGCCGCGCACCTCCGCCGGCCTTCCGCGCCCCAGGAGAGCCCGCGTCCCGTGTATACCGCCCCGCGGATGGCGCCCGCGGCGGAGGAGGTCCAAGCCCAGCTGGACGTCCTGCGGCAGGCGGGCCCCGCCGTCGGACACTACCCGGGTGCAGCGGGCAGCGAGGCAGCCACCCAGCTGGGACTTGAGGCGCTGCAAAGGGCCATCCGGCTGAAACAGCCGATCCGCATGAACGTGGTGGACAACCTGGGGAATGCCAGCCTGGAAATTGTTGTTCCGCTATCCGTGGGCGGGGGCCGGGTGCGCGTGTTCGATCCGGCCAAGGATACCGAGCGGGTCCTGTCCGTCCATCGCATTATTGACATCGAGGCCGCAGAGGAACTGCGCCAGTGA
- a CDS encoding DNA repair helicase XPB — protein MTDGPLIVQSDKTILLEVDHELATEARHAIAPFAELERAPEHMHSYRLTPLGLWNARAAGLDAEKVLDALLKYSRFPVPHSLLIDVEETMSRYGRLRLEKDPRHGLVMRTDDYPVLEEVIRAKKIAPLLGPRIDGETVVVHASQRGQLKQLLLKIGWPAEDLAGYVDGTPHLIALNEDGWELRPYQRLASENFWAGGSGVVVLPCGAGKTLVGAAAMATGSTTTLILVTNTVAARQWKDELLRRTTLTEEEIGEYSGALKEVRPVTIATYQVLTTKRGGIYPHLELVDGHDWGLIIYDEVHLLPAPIFRMTADLQARRRLGLTATLVREDGREGEVFSLIGPKRYDAPWKDIESQGYIAPADCVEVRVDLPKDERVAYAMADDADKYRLCATSESKTQVVEQLVARHAGEQLLVIGQYIDQLDDLGERLQAPVIKGDTSVKVRQKLFDAFRAGELQTLVVSKVANFSIDLPEASVAIQVSGSFGSRQEEAQRLGRLLRPKKDGRAARFYSLVARDTLDQDFAAKRQRFLAEQGYAYRIMDAKDVHAAE, from the coding sequence GTGACCGACGGACCCCTGATCGTCCAAAGCGACAAAACCATCCTCCTCGAGGTGGACCACGAGCTGGCCACCGAGGCCCGGCACGCCATCGCGCCGTTCGCCGAACTGGAGCGCGCGCCCGAGCATATGCACAGCTACCGGCTGACCCCGTTGGGGCTGTGGAACGCACGCGCCGCCGGACTGGACGCGGAAAAAGTGCTGGACGCGCTGCTGAAGTACTCACGCTTCCCGGTGCCGCACTCGCTGCTGATCGACGTCGAGGAAACCATGTCCCGCTACGGCCGGCTGCGCCTCGAGAAGGACCCGCGCCATGGACTGGTCATGCGGACCGATGACTATCCGGTGCTGGAGGAAGTGATCCGGGCCAAGAAGATCGCGCCGCTGCTGGGACCCAGGATCGACGGCGAGACCGTGGTGGTGCACGCATCCCAGCGGGGCCAGCTCAAGCAGCTGCTGCTGAAGATCGGCTGGCCGGCGGAGGACCTGGCCGGTTATGTGGACGGCACCCCGCACCTGATTGCGCTCAACGAGGACGGCTGGGAACTGCGGCCCTACCAGCGCCTGGCCAGTGAGAACTTCTGGGCGGGCGGCAGCGGGGTGGTGGTGCTGCCCTGCGGTGCCGGTAAGACACTGGTGGGGGCCGCGGCCATGGCCACCGGTTCCACCACCACGCTGATCCTGGTCACCAACACCGTGGCAGCACGGCAGTGGAAGGACGAGCTGCTCCGGCGCACCACCCTCACCGAGGAAGAAATCGGCGAATACTCCGGCGCCCTGAAAGAGGTCCGGCCGGTGACCATCGCCACCTACCAGGTGCTCACCACCAAGCGCGGCGGGATCTACCCCCACCTGGAACTCGTGGACGGCCACGACTGGGGGCTGATCATCTACGACGAGGTCCACCTCCTTCCGGCACCGATTTTCAGGATGACCGCCGACCTGCAGGCCCGCCGCCGCCTTGGGCTCACCGCCACCCTGGTCCGCGAGGACGGGCGCGAAGGCGAGGTGTTCAGCCTGATCGGTCCCAAGCGGTATGACGCGCCGTGGAAAGACATTGAGTCCCAGGGCTACATCGCTCCGGCAGACTGCGTGGAGGTCCGTGTGGACCTGCCCAAGGACGAACGCGTGGCCTACGCCATGGCCGATGACGCCGACAAGTACCGGTTGTGCGCCACCTCGGAGTCAAAAACGCAAGTAGTGGAGCAGCTGGTGGCAAGGCACGCCGGCGAGCAGCTGCTGGTGATCGGCCAGTACATCGACCAGCTGGACGACCTCGGCGAGCGCCTGCAGGCACCGGTGATCAAGGGTGATACCTCCGTCAAGGTACGGCAGAAACTCTTTGACGCGTTCCGCGCCGGGGAGCTGCAGACTCTTGTGGTGTCCAAGGTGGCCAACTTCTCCATCGACCTGCCTGAGGCCTCGGTGGCCATCCAGGTCTCGGGCTCCTTTGGGTCCCGCCAGGAAGAGGCGCAGAGGCTGGGCCGGCTGCTGCGGCCGAAGAAGGACGGCCGGGCGGCCCGCTTCTACTCACTGGTGGCACGGGACACCCTGGACCAGGACTTCGCTGCCAAACGCCAGCGGTTCCTGGCCGAGCAGGGATATGCCTACCGGATCATGGACGCCAAGGACGTGCACGCGGCGGAGTAG